A genomic stretch from Dissulfurispira thermophila includes:
- a CDS encoding NAD(P)H-dependent flavin oxidoreductase codes for MFYSEFELPKLIIKGKRIKVPIVQGGMGVGVSLYPLASAVAKEGGLGIVSSACLDRLVSKRTGKKYNSYEAAYEEVSLAKSEGGYAGINIMGALVRDYNDSVRGALDAGADAIISGAGLPLTLPAIQSPKDTALIPIVSSARALEIICKKWEKLGYRPDAVVLEGPLAGGHLGFKIDQMDIEANKLENLLPHVKDVAKKYGDFPVIVAGGIYTHDDILRFIKMGADGVQMGTRFLATEESSASDEYKQAVVNAKQEDIIVAYDPGSPCGMPFRVIRQSPMYVSALRKLRDPKCDKGYVLLKDKEGKFTICPAKESNNHHFCICNGLLSSAGYNRDKEEPLYTVGINASRIDSIVSVKVLMEELTGKLSVAAA; via the coding sequence ATGTTTTATTCAGAATTTGAATTGCCTAAACTTATAATTAAAGGGAAGAGAATAAAGGTGCCTATTGTCCAGGGCGGTATGGGGGTTGGGGTCTCTCTTTATCCACTTGCAAGTGCTGTTGCTAAAGAGGGCGGACTTGGTATTGTTTCGAGTGCATGTCTTGACAGGCTTGTTTCAAAGAGGACAGGTAAAAAATACAATTCCTATGAAGCTGCATATGAAGAGGTCTCACTGGCTAAGTCAGAGGGTGGTTATGCAGGTATTAATATAATGGGTGCACTGGTAAGGGATTATAATGATTCAGTCAGAGGTGCATTGGATGCAGGGGCTGATGCTATTATTTCAGGTGCTGGACTGCCCCTTACGCTCCCAGCTATTCAATCACCCAAAGATACAGCTCTTATTCCCATAGTGTCTTCTGCAAGGGCACTTGAAATAATATGTAAGAAATGGGAAAAACTTGGCTATAGACCTGATGCTGTAGTGCTCGAAGGTCCTCTTGCCGGAGGGCATCTTGGGTTTAAAATTGATCAAATGGATATAGAAGCAAATAAACTTGAAAATCTCTTGCCTCATGTTAAAGATGTTGCAAAGAAGTATGGAGATTTTCCAGTAATAGTTGCAGGTGGGATTTACACACATGATGATATATTAAGATTTATTAAGATGGGTGCTGATGGTGTGCAGATGGGAACGAGATTTCTTGCAACCGAGGAGAGTAGTGCATCAGATGAGTACAAACAGGCTGTAGTTAATGCAAAACAAGAGGATATTATTGTTGCTTATGACCCTGGTTCTCCATGCGGCATGCCGTTTAGAGTAATAAGGCAATCACCAATGTATGTTTCTGCACTTAGGAAACTAAGGGATCCCAAATGCGATAAGGGCTATGTGCTTTTGAAAGATAAAGAAGGCAAATTTACTATATGCCCCGCAAAGGAAAGTAACAATCATCACTTCTGCATATGCAACGGACTTTTGAGCTCTGCAGGTTATAATCGGGATAAGGAAGAGCCTCTTTACACTGTAGGGATAAATGCATCAAGGATTGACAGCATAGTCTCTGTGAAGGTATTAATGGAAGAGTTGACAGGAAAGCTATCTGTTGCTGCCGCATGA
- a CDS encoding phage virion morphogenesis protein, translating to MIKIEIDDRKFKAEMEELIRRVTDRRALMRQIAGIMHYAVEENFAEQGRPRWLPLSPKTIAMRQKKGYWPGKILQMRGELAASITQQSDNDSAIVGTNKVYAAIHQFGGKAGRGKKVDIPARPFLKLTDEDLEEIKRAVVEYLKGGG from the coding sequence ATGATAAAGATAGAGATTGATGATAGAAAATTCAAAGCGGAGATGGAAGAATTAATAAGGCGTGTTACTGACAGAAGGGCTTTGATGAGGCAGATAGCAGGCATAATGCACTATGCTGTGGAAGAAAACTTTGCAGAGCAGGGGCGCCCGAGATGGTTGCCCCTGAGCCCAAAAACAATTGCCATGAGGCAAAAGAAAGGATACTGGCCCGGGAAGATACTTCAGATGAGGGGTGAGCTTGCGGCATCAATTACTCAGCAGAGTGACAATGATTCTGCGATAGTAGGGACAAACAAGGTATATGCAGCAATACATCAGTTTGGCGGAAAGGCAGGCAGGGGAAAGAAGGTGGATATCCCGGCGAGGCCTTTTCTGAAGCTTACGGACGAGGATTTAGAAGAGATTAAAAGGGCGGTTGTGGAGTATTTGAAAGGAGGAGGGTAA
- the radA gene encoding DNA repair protein RadA: MSKIKTVFQCQACGYASPKWLGKCPDCGAWNSFSEEKQSPISLKSFAVAEPQCLSKIIGGKEKRTPIGINEFDRVLGGGLVNGAIILIGGDPGIGKSTLLLQAVAKITKDKEKATPHSPQKTKDKTVLYVSGEESPEQIKLRAERLSINSDNILLLSETLVENIIKTAEDLKPAALVVDSIQTIYTEELTSAPGSVGQIRESAAKLMFFAKRSEIPVFLIGHVTKEGAIAGPRVLEHLVDTVLYFEGDRGHPYRILRTIKNRFGSTNEIGVFEMTDEGLMEITNPSELFMSERPLGVSGSTVIATIEGTRPLLVELQALVSPTTFGMPRRTSMGVDFNRVNLLIAVLEKKAEIHLGGMDVFINVVGGLKIFEPAADIGIISAIVSSFREIPVDAKTFLFGEVGLSGEVRAVAHADARLKEAAKIGFKKAIIPKNNAERLKNDLGLTIVGVKDVEEVIENIRI; this comes from the coding sequence ATGTCTAAGATAAAAACTGTTTTTCAATGTCAGGCATGTGGGTATGCAAGTCCAAAATGGCTTGGTAAATGTCCTGATTGCGGTGCATGGAATAGTTTTTCAGAGGAAAAACAGAGTCCAATATCTTTGAAATCCTTCGCTGTAGCAGAGCCGCAGTGTTTGAGCAAAATCATAGGCGGTAAAGAAAAAAGGACTCCAATAGGAATAAACGAGTTCGATAGAGTATTAGGCGGAGGACTTGTAAACGGTGCAATAATACTCATAGGCGGTGACCCGGGTATCGGAAAATCAACCCTATTGCTTCAAGCAGTAGCAAAGATAACAAAAGACAAAGAAAAGGCAACACCCCACAGTCCACAGAAGACAAAAGACAAAACTGTTTTATATGTCTCTGGCGAAGAGTCCCCAGAGCAGATAAAATTACGCGCAGAGCGTCTTTCAATAAACTCTGACAATATCTTGCTCTTGTCAGAAACACTGGTTGAGAATATCATAAAGACTGCCGAGGATTTAAAACCTGCGGCATTAGTTGTTGACTCTATACAGACCATTTACACAGAAGAACTCACATCAGCACCCGGCTCTGTTGGACAGATTAGAGAGTCTGCAGCAAAGCTCATGTTCTTTGCAAAAAGGTCAGAAATCCCCGTATTCCTGATAGGTCATGTAACAAAAGAAGGAGCTATTGCCGGACCAAGAGTGCTCGAACATCTTGTTGACACAGTACTTTATTTTGAAGGAGACAGGGGACATCCTTATCGCATATTAAGAACAATCAAAAACAGATTTGGCTCAACAAATGAGATTGGCGTCTTTGAGATGACAGACGAGGGGCTCATGGAGATAACCAATCCATCTGAATTATTCATGTCAGAAAGACCATTGGGTGTATCAGGCTCAACAGTGATTGCAACAATAGAAGGCACACGGCCTTTATTGGTTGAATTACAAGCACTCGTATCACCAACAACCTTTGGCATGCCAAGAAGGACAAGCATGGGAGTTGATTTCAATAGGGTAAATTTATTGATAGCAGTCCTCGAGAAAAAGGCAGAAATACACCTTGGTGGAATGGATGTATTTATAAATGTTGTTGGAGGCTTAAAAATATTCGAACCAGCAGCAGACATAGGTATAATATCAGCCATTGTGTCATCATTCAGAGAAATACCTGTAGATGCAAAGACATTTCTCTTTGGTGAGGTTGGATTATCAGGAGAAGTTAGGGCAGTTGCTCATGCAGATGCAAGACTAAAAGAAGCAGCAAAGATAGGCTTCAAAAAGGCAATAATACCCAAAAACAATGCAGAAAGACTAAAAAATGATCTTGGTTTAACCATTGTTGGAGTTAAAGATGTGGAAGAGGTTATTGAGAATATTAGAATATAA
- the argJ gene encoding bifunctional glutamate N-acetyltransferase/amino-acid acetyltransferase ArgJ — protein sequence MKTMRKDIIFQPKGFLFSAVEAAIKKPGRKDLALIFSEIESVISGMFTTNNIKAAPVKLDMKRIKSGKGQAIIINSGNANACTGRQGLMDAMEMAEMTANALGIKTGMVYVCSTGVIGTLLPMERIRPKIKELADNLGKNSINDVATAIMTTDTFPKVVSKRIRIDSKTVTISAICKGAGMICPNMATMLCFIVTDANIDKSALDNALKKAVQRSFNRITIDGDMSTNDTVLIMANGLAGNALIEKNSKEFDRFANALSDITYELGRMIVKDGEGATKLVEIEVKNARNEEDAEKGAFAIANSMLVKTAIYGNDANWGRIMAALGYSGIAIKEEKIDIFLNGLKIVNCGMGMGKDKQANKRLKGKELKIVVDLHLGRYAAKVLTCDLTEDYVKINAEYRT from the coding sequence ATGAAGACTATGAGGAAAGATATAATATTCCAACCCAAAGGTTTTCTCTTTTCTGCTGTTGAGGCTGCGATAAAAAAGCCCGGCAGAAAAGACCTTGCACTTATCTTTTCTGAAATAGAGTCTGTTATTTCAGGTATGTTTACAACAAATAATATTAAGGCAGCCCCTGTGAAGCTTGATATGAAGCGCATTAAATCAGGTAAGGGACAAGCTATTATTATAAACAGCGGCAATGCTAATGCATGCACAGGTAGGCAGGGATTAATGGATGCTATGGAGATGGCAGAAATGACTGCTAATGCACTTGGTATTAAGACAGGCATGGTTTATGTATGTTCTACAGGGGTTATAGGCACTCTATTGCCAATGGAAAGGATAAGACCGAAGATTAAAGAGCTCGCAGATAATTTAGGGAAGAATAGTATCAATGATGTAGCTACTGCAATTATGACAACTGATACATTTCCAAAAGTTGTAAGCAAAAGGATAAGGATTGACAGCAAGACTGTTACTATTTCAGCTATATGCAAGGGCGCGGGCATGATATGTCCAAACATGGCAACGATGCTCTGCTTTATTGTTACTGATGCTAATATAGATAAATCAGCCCTTGATAATGCCTTAAAAAAGGCTGTGCAAAGGTCATTTAACCGAATAACTATTGACGGTGATATGTCAACGAATGACACTGTTTTGATCATGGCAAACGGTTTGGCTGGCAATGCATTGATTGAGAAGAACTCAAAGGAGTTTGATAGATTTGCAAATGCACTCTCTGATATAACTTATGAACTGGGTAGGATGATTGTAAAGGATGGGGAGGGTGCAACAAAACTTGTTGAGATAGAAGTGAAAAATGCAAGGAATGAGGAAGATGCTGAGAAGGGCGCTTTTGCTATTGCCAATTCAATGCTCGTTAAAACGGCTATATACGGTAATGATGCAAACTGGGGGCGCATAATGGCAGCCCTCGGATATTCAGGTATAGCCATAAAAGAGGAAAAGATAGACATATTTTTGAATGGACTTAAAATAGTCAACTGCGGTATGGGAATGGGCAAGGATAAACAGGCAAATAAAAGACTTAAAGGTAAAGAGCTAAAGATAGTTGTTGATTTGCATCTTGGAAGATATGCAGCAAAAGTGCTTACGTGTGATTTAACAGAGGATTATGTAAAGATAAACGCAGAGTATAGGACATAA
- the argC gene encoding N-acetyl-gamma-glutamyl-phosphate reductase produces MIKVAICGGSGYTGAELLRILSGHHGVEITTVTSEKSAGKKVTDLFPHLHKYSYLIYEPLDKKEILNKADVFFMALPHAASQEAVDYFFKKGKKVIDLSADYRLSDTAVYEEWYKTPHNYADTLRNAVYGLPEIHREEIKQSSLIANPGCYPTAAILGLYPSIKEGIIDVESIIIDAKSGTSGAGRKADIGFSYCEVNEGFKAYGIVSHRHTPEIEQELSAIAGRGIKINFTPHLVPMDRGIISTMYAKMLKKVETAEVISIYKKYYDAEPFVNVLNEGVYPNAKNVRGSNFVEIGLKVNNRTNTLIIVSAIDNLVKGASGQAVQNMNIIMGIKETTALESLAVFP; encoded by the coding sequence ATGATAAAAGTAGCGATTTGCGGTGGTAGCGGATATACAGGCGCTGAACTTTTGCGCATTCTTTCAGGACATCATGGAGTTGAGATAACTACTGTTACCTCAGAAAAATCAGCAGGCAAGAAGGTTACAGACCTTTTTCCGCATCTTCACAAGTATTCTTACCTTATTTATGAGCCATTGGATAAAAAAGAGATCTTGAATAAGGCAGATGTATTCTTTATGGCACTACCTCATGCAGCGTCTCAGGAGGCAGTAGATTATTTTTTTAAGAAAGGCAAAAAGGTTATAGACCTCTCTGCTGACTATCGTTTGTCAGATACAGCAGTCTATGAAGAATGGTATAAGACGCCTCATAATTATGCTGATACATTGAGAAATGCTGTTTATGGTCTTCCAGAGATCCATCGCGAGGAAATCAAACAATCAAGCCTTATTGCTAATCCAGGCTGTTATCCTACTGCTGCTATTTTAGGATTGTACCCTTCAATAAAGGAAGGCATTATTGATGTTGAAAGTATTATTATTGATGCAAAATCAGGGACATCGGGTGCTGGCAGAAAGGCTGATATTGGTTTTTCATATTGCGAAGTGAATGAAGGATTTAAGGCATATGGAATTGTTAGCCACCGCCATACACCTGAGATAGAGCAGGAATTATCAGCAATTGCAGGTAGAGGGATAAAAATAAATTTTACGCCACACCTTGTTCCAATGGATAGGGGGATTATCTCAACGATGTATGCAAAGATGTTAAAAAAGGTGGAGACTGCTGAGGTAATCTCGATTTACAAAAAATACTACGATGCAGAGCCTTTTGTGAATGTTCTCAACGAGGGTGTTTATCCAAATGCAAAGAATGTCCGAGGCAGTAACTTTGTTGAGATAGGTCTTAAGGTAAATAATCGTACAAATACACTGATTATTGTCTCTGCAATAGACAATCTTGTAAAGGGTGCATCAGGACAGGCTGTGCAGAATATGAATATAATAATGGGCATTAAGGAGACAACGGCACTTGAGTCATTGGCGGTGTTTCCATGA
- the rpsI gene encoding 30S ribosomal protein S9, with translation MASIQYNATGRRKRSVARVTLLPGKGKITVNNREFENYFPRETLRMIIKQPFQVAGVVGKYDVVANVTGGGLSGQAGALRHGIARALVNVDADLKPKLKREGLLTRDPREVERKKYGLRGARRRFQFSKR, from the coding sequence ATGGCTTCCATACAATATAATGCAACAGGCAGAAGAAAGAGATCAGTGGCGAGGGTAACATTGCTTCCCGGCAAAGGTAAGATTACAGTAAATAACAGAGAGTTCGAAAACTACTTTCCGAGGGAGACCCTTAGAATGATTATAAAGCAGCCTTTTCAGGTTGCAGGTGTAGTTGGCAAGTATGATGTTGTAGCTAATGTTACGGGAGGCGGTTTAAGTGGTCAGGCCGGTGCATTAAGGCATGGTATTGCAAGGGCATTGGTTAATGTTGATGCTGATCTCAAGCCAAAGCTTAAGAGAGAAGGGCTTTTGACAAGAGACCCAAGAGAGGTTGAGAGGAAGAAGTATGGATTAAGGGGCGCAAGGAGAAGATTCCAGTTCTCCAAGAGATAA
- the thiD gene encoding bifunctional hydroxymethylpyrimidine kinase/phosphomethylpyrimidine kinase, with the protein MPDIIHLMKTALTIAGSDPTCGAGLQADIRVFNHFGVYGISAVSALTAQNTYEMNVILKIDGKFLETQLNTLISDIRPNALKTGMLFSIDIVKAVAKIIKGYDLENLVIDPVTISSTGMSMMENGVLDALKEGLFPLAKVITPNIYEATAISGISIINEKDMEMAAIELKKLGPDIVIITGGHFEGLKNKGETLDLIYDGEKFHRLIGKRRKGEYHGTGCAFSAAITACLAKGMSVIDAVRKAKEFVDIAIKNAYRLGKGMRLLNV; encoded by the coding sequence ATGCCTGATATAATACATCTCATGAAGACAGCCCTTACAATAGCGGGATCAGACCCAACATGTGGAGCCGGATTGCAAGCAGATATCAGGGTTTTCAACCACTTTGGAGTTTACGGCATTTCTGCAGTCTCTGCACTTACAGCGCAGAATACTTATGAGATGAACGTTATTTTAAAAATTGATGGCAAATTTTTAGAAACCCAACTTAATACCCTTATAAGTGACATTAGACCTAATGCATTAAAAACAGGGATGCTTTTTTCAATAGATATTGTAAAGGCAGTAGCAAAAATCATAAAAGGATATGACCTCGAAAACTTAGTAATAGACCCTGTGACCATATCCTCCACAGGTATGAGCATGATGGAAAATGGTGTCCTTGATGCACTCAAAGAAGGGCTTTTTCCCCTTGCAAAGGTCATAACACCCAATATTTATGAGGCAACTGCCATTTCAGGAATAAGCATAATAAATGAAAAAGACATGGAAATGGCTGCAATAGAATTAAAAAAATTAGGACCTGATATAGTAATCATAACCGGAGGGCATTTCGAGGGACTCAAAAATAAGGGAGAAACATTAGACTTAATATATGACGGAGAAAAATTTCATCGCCTAATTGGCAAAAGGAGAAAAGGTGAATATCATGGGACAGGCTGTGCATTTTCTGCAGCAATAACTGCCTGCCTTGCAAAGGGCATGTCTGTTATAGATGCTGTTAGAAAGGCAAAGGAGTTTGTAGATATTGCTATAAAAAATGCATATAGATTAGGAAAAGGCATGAGGCTATTAAATGTCTAA
- a CDS encoding Mor transcription activator family protein yields MGLNLYISTKSLREAMKVYAIRNFDGTNHKELAVKLGVSEKCIYDFIQEARYDKDRG; encoded by the coding sequence ATGGGGTTAAATCTATATATTAGCACCAAATCACTAAGAGAAGCGATGAAGGTGTATGCGATCAGGAACTTTGACGGCACTAATCACAAAGAACTTGCGGTTAAGTTAGGGGTCAGCGAAAAGTGCATATATGATTTCATACAAGAGGCAAGGTATGATAAAGATAGAGGTTGA
- the rplM gene encoding 50S ribosomal protein L13, with amino-acid sequence MKTTKFAKKEEIERKWYVVDAKDQILGRLCSQIASYLRGKHKPVFTPNVDTGDFVIVINADKIKVTGKKMTDKVYYHHTGYIGSIKAKALKDRIKEEPENVIRDAVWGMLPKNRLGRKMIKKLKVFSGPEHEHTAQKPELIKITK; translated from the coding sequence ATGAAAACAACAAAGTTCGCAAAAAAGGAAGAGATTGAACGCAAATGGTATGTTGTTGATGCAAAGGATCAGATATTAGGCAGACTGTGTTCACAGATTGCATCATATCTTCGTGGCAAACATAAGCCTGTGTTTACACCAAATGTGGATACAGGGGATTTTGTGATAGTGATTAATGCAGACAAGATTAAGGTCACAGGTAAAAAGATGACAGATAAGGTCTATTATCATCATACAGGTTATATTGGAAGTATAAAGGCAAAGGCACTTAAAGACAGGATAAAAGAAGAGCCTGAAAATGTAATAAGAGATGCGGTGTGGGGTATGCTTCCAAAAAACAGGCTTGGCAGGAAAATGATTAAAAAGTTAAAAGTTTTCAGCGGACCCGAACATGAGCATACTGCACAGAAACCAGAATTAATAAAAATTACAAAATAA
- a CDS encoding PBECR2 nuclease fold domain-containing protein — protein sequence MPHGSDEFGAEMDKPVVFRDVINDPVVISEELFKDRSKGGFKVLKADREIYLLMLADTIKDPAEIWLTWVQGKDKVRLCKRYIAVYKDIKGKVGGYAVFDLIDDVWQGTTAFKPANMKYLDSMREGTLLYVRK from the coding sequence ATCCCACATGGTTCAGATGAATTCGGCGCTGAAATGGATAAGCCTGTTGTATTTAGGGATGTAATTAACGACCCTGTCGTAATTTCTGAGGAACTTTTTAAAGACCGTTCAAAAGGAGGCTTTAAAGTTCTCAAGGCAGACCGTGAGATATACCTGCTTATGCTTGCAGATACCATAAAAGACCCTGCCGAGATATGGCTCACATGGGTACAGGGCAAAGACAAAGTAAGGCTCTGTAAAAGATATATAGCTGTATATAAAGACATTAAGGGCAAGGTTGGCGGCTATGCTGTCTTTGATCTTATAGATGATGTATGGCAGGGAACTACGGCATTTAAGCCTGCAAACATGAAGTACCTTGATTCTATGAGAGAAGGGACTTTATTGTATGTCAGAAAGTAA
- a CDS encoding DUF935 domain-containing protein, producing MWDIKEKVVSKPQNWFVFDEENKLKLRTKDNVYGESLPEYKFLLIQHNATYHNPYGDPSLAKCFWPVTFKRGGLKFWVIFTEKYGMPFMIGKHPRGTSKEETDKLANMLESMIQDAIAVIPDDSSVEIMEAGGKSASSAIYRELLEYCDQEIAIAILGQNLTTSVQSGSYAAAQTHMQVRKDLIDSDKKMIEKAMNQLIRWIYEINFPDGELPVFSMYEEEDIDKDLAERDEKLANILQLSGLKLSKRYFQKVYGLEDEDFEQTPSAEGTQQFSESPQKPAFPAFPDQQAIDDAGESLSAEELQKQMEGVLKPIVDLIQQGDSYEEIMERLVETFPDVDASQVEQMLQRAIFVTELWGMLNARKD from the coding sequence ATGTGGGATATAAAGGAAAAAGTAGTTTCCAAGCCTCAAAACTGGTTTGTCTTTGATGAAGAAAATAAGCTAAAGCTAAGAACCAAAGACAATGTCTATGGTGAAAGCCTGCCAGAATATAAGTTCCTGCTCATCCAGCACAATGCAACATACCATAACCCATATGGTGATCCCAGCCTTGCTAAATGTTTCTGGCCAGTTACATTCAAAAGAGGCGGGCTAAAGTTCTGGGTAATCTTCACAGAAAAATACGGCATGCCCTTTATGATTGGCAAGCACCCCAGGGGGACATCAAAAGAAGAGACTGACAAGCTCGCAAATATGCTTGAATCTATGATACAGGATGCAATCGCTGTAATCCCTGATGATTCATCTGTAGAGATTATGGAGGCGGGTGGAAAATCCGCATCCTCTGCTATATACAGAGAACTTCTTGAATACTGCGACCAGGAGATCGCAATCGCTATCCTGGGACAGAACCTCACAACATCAGTTCAATCTGGAAGTTATGCAGCAGCTCAGACACATATGCAGGTCAGAAAAGACCTTATTGATAGTGACAAAAAGATGATTGAAAAGGCAATGAACCAGCTAATCCGGTGGATATACGAGATTAACTTCCCAGACGGTGAACTGCCTGTGTTCAGTATGTATGAAGAAGAGGATATTGATAAGGATCTGGCTGAAAGAGATGAAAAACTTGCCAATATACTTCAATTGTCAGGTCTAAAGCTTAGCAAACGCTACTTCCAGAAGGTATATGGGCTTGAGGATGAAGACTTTGAGCAGACCCCCTCTGCTGAGGGCACTCAGCAGTTTTCAGAAAGTCCTCAAAAACCAGCATTTCCAGCATTTCCAGACCAGCAGGCTATTGATGATGCAGGAGAGTCTCTATCTGCTGAGGAGCTACAAAAGCAGATGGAAGGGGTGCTTAAGCCAATTGTGGACCTGATCCAGCAGGGAGATTCATACGAAGAGATCATGGAAAGGCTCGTGGAGACCTTTCCAGATGTGGATGCCTCTCAGGTGGAGCAGATGCTTCAGAGGGCAATATTTGTCACTGAACTCTGGGGGATGCTGAATGCCAGAAAAGATTGA